A segment of the Thermoplasmata archaeon genome:
TTAAGCATCAAAGAGATGATAACTTTCAAAGGTGACTGTTAAGATGGTTAACAAAAATCCTAACTTGAAATATGAGTGCCCAATTTGTTTTGCGCCGTTAAAAATCAATGACGAAAAAATGGTTACCTGTCCTTACTGTGATGCATTGTTATATAATGTCGAAGGCACTTTAAAGCTCGTTAGCTCATATCCATGGTGGCAAAAAAAAGACCCATCGTTTGAAGAATACAAAAAACAGTATGGAGCATCGGGGATGATTAGAGCCGGAGATATATTAGAGCTATATGTATTCAAAGATGATAGTTGGTTTTTGATTTTTAATAATGTAATTTACAAAAAGAAAGCTGAACAGAGCTCTGAGCCTGATAAATATGATAAGAAAATTGAGGCTAAAGTGTCATACATATATGGCAGAATTCCGGTTTTTACACCTTTGAATTTTCAGACTGTAATATACTCTAACAATAACTGGATCATAAAGAAAGAGGTTTTCAACTACACGTTATTCGAGCGTGTGCAATAATTTTATGATCTGCTTTTTAAATAGATCAAGGGATTCTGTATTTACAAGCATCATGTCAGCAAGTATGAACACAGTAGCGAGCCCCCAAGAAAGTTCTCTGCGATCTCGTTCTTTGAATTCTTCCAGAGTTTTTGGATCGTCAGGTCTGTTTCTATTTTTTATCCTCTCATATCTCTTTTTCTCATTTGCGAATATTCCTACTACAATAAATTTTTCTTTCAGATGCTCTTTGAAATATTGGATTTCTTCAATATTTCTTATGCCATCTATAACAGTGTTTTCAGCATGAATATTTTTAATCGTTCTTCGTGCCCAAATATCCATACCATTATTTACTCTTTCTTCGTTAGCAATCTTACCAACTATTGAATTTTCTAAATTTAAGCCTAATGATTTTACGTAACTTCTTACAATATCCCCCATCCTTACAATTTCATAGCCATGTTTTTCAGCTTCAATTGCAAATTCTTCTTTACCGGATCCGGGCATACCAACAACAAGGATATTC
Coding sequences within it:
- a CDS encoding AAA family ATPase; translation: MNILVVGMPGSGKEEFAIEAEKHGYEIVRMGDIVRSYVKSLGLNLENSIVGKIANEERVNNGMDIWARRTIKNIHAENTVIDGIRNIEEIQYFKEHLKEKFIVVGIFANEKKRYERIKNRNRPDDPKTLEEFKERDRRELSWGLATVFILADMMLVNTESLDLFKKQIIKLLHTLE